From Polaribacter butkevichii, a single genomic window includes:
- a CDS encoding SusC/RagA family TonB-linked outer membrane protein, with protein sequence MKHLFLIMTGFLIISSSLIGQNKVSGQITDEFGEPFPGVSVLEKNTTKGFVSDFNGKYEITVEDNATLVFRYLGYKTEEILVNGRNNISLKMVVDNEGLDEIVVVAYGTQKKETITGSIETLKVGDVVSSPVTNVKNLLIGQIPGLLTNQNPGLPGSDNVALSIRGFGAPLIIVDGVESFFDRIDPNDIESITVLKDASAAIYGARAGNGVILVTTKRGKAGKTSIDYHGYYGFQKEISFANYANATDYLTLGRSAIFNDQYNPKNPGADVVYPADFSQERLDLYTSGQRKSYDWADGLLKNSGAAIAQHNLSIRGGGEKFKYFTSIGLATQDAIFEGDYDYRKLTITNNMDADLSENLKMSLNTSFIDEYKDYAATTLGDFFGDLRTAQPFYNYEFPDADRAPFSGFTQRSPVARVNQRFSGYNRTRTETLAAALELKYKTPFIDGLSIGVRVNARFRNDYQDFLRRAYDVFSYDPEAVTEDNDGYTLEASNFAQAGYDQAYFTGAGEPRRRILPRIFIEYDKSLGNHDLKFLALKEKETNTFNNLFVQRRELLSFEVPQISGADDLTSIGAASTGRTQEYKRVSYAARANYSYKDKYLLEATIRADGSSYFGPDVRWGYFPSVSLGWNISKENFLKDNEFVRNLKLRLSYSETGVDSNVGRTTFDYLTGFSESLGNVYFLDNTATPIIVDQGLANPFITWEQTKLYNAGLDFSFLNGQLYGSVDVFYRLREGLLRRPIQGFPSTFGANLPLTNLDSRSNRGFDLSLGYKGRVGEDFTFTLNGNVGLAREKFEKVEEEIDETNPIDVKYNKREGRFVNETVFGYVSDGLFQNQLEVDDYLNQYTLEDLNGSPQLGDIRYKDVNGDNIINQEDREQLGFGTFPEMTFALATNFKYKNFGLNLLWQGATRFNLSIATQARNPFDNERVPLQIHTQYSFYQDPENPGQNGNPNAQLPAFGRNGARAWNNNFSDFWYKDATYLRLKTASINYSIPKNILEKTGMNKCELYVSADNLLMFNKLGIFSDIIDPEAAANNDGFTLPTLRTVTLGIKIGL encoded by the coding sequence ATGAAGCACTTATTTTTAATTATGACAGGTTTCCTAATTATCTCTTCATCATTAATTGGGCAGAATAAAGTTTCTGGACAGATTACTGATGAGTTTGGAGAGCCTTTTCCAGGAGTTAGTGTTTTGGAAAAAAATACAACAAAAGGTTTCGTCTCCGATTTTAATGGAAAATACGAAATTACAGTTGAAGACAACGCAACTCTTGTTTTTCGATATTTAGGATATAAAACTGAAGAAATTTTGGTGAATGGTAGAAATAACATTTCTCTTAAAATGGTAGTAGATAACGAAGGGTTAGATGAGATTGTGGTTGTTGCTTATGGTACTCAAAAAAAAGAAACCATAACAGGTTCTATTGAAACTTTAAAGGTGGGTGATGTTGTAAGTAGCCCCGTAACAAATGTAAAAAACCTATTAATAGGACAAATACCTGGATTGTTAACAAATCAAAACCCAGGTTTACCGGGTTCAGATAATGTTGCTTTAAGTATTAGGGGGTTTGGAGCTCCTTTGATTATTGTAGATGGGGTTGAGTCTTTCTTTGATCGTATAGATCCTAATGATATAGAGTCAATTACAGTTTTAAAAGATGCCTCTGCTGCTATTTATGGGGCTAGAGCAGGTAATGGGGTTATATTAGTAACTACAAAGAGAGGTAAAGCAGGTAAAACATCAATAGATTATCATGGTTATTATGGTTTTCAAAAAGAAATTTCATTTGCAAACTATGCGAATGCTACAGATTATTTAACCTTAGGTAGGTCAGCTATATTTAACGATCAATATAATCCTAAAAATCCTGGTGCTGATGTAGTGTATCCTGCAGATTTCTCTCAAGAAAGACTTGATTTATACACTTCTGGGCAAAGAAAATCTTATGATTGGGCTGATGGATTATTAAAAAATAGTGGAGCTGCAATAGCGCAACATAATTTAAGTATTAGGGGCGGTGGAGAGAAATTTAAATACTTTACTTCTATTGGTCTAGCAACACAAGATGCTATTTTTGAAGGAGATTATGACTATCGAAAATTGACAATCACTAATAATATGGATGCTGATCTTTCAGAGAATTTAAAGATGAGTTTAAACACTTCTTTTATAGATGAATATAAAGATTATGCTGCAACTACTTTAGGTGATTTTTTTGGTGATTTAAGAACGGCACAACCTTTCTATAATTATGAATTTCCAGATGCTGACAGAGCACCATTTTCAGGCTTTACTCAGCGTTCTCCAGTGGCAAGGGTAAATCAAAGGTTTTCTGGTTATAATAGAACAAGAACAGAAACCCTAGCAGCTGCTTTAGAATTAAAATATAAAACTCCCTTTATTGATGGTTTATCTATAGGAGTTAGAGTTAACGCACGTTTTAGAAATGATTATCAAGATTTTTTACGAAGAGCTTATGACGTTTTTTCTTACGATCCAGAAGCTGTTACAGAAGATAACGATGGTTATACACTTGAAGCTTCTAATTTTGCACAAGCAGGTTATGATCAGGCTTATTTTACAGGTGCCGGAGAACCTCGTAGAAGAATACTTCCTAGAATTTTTATAGAATATGATAAATCATTAGGAAACCATGATCTAAAATTTTTAGCATTAAAAGAAAAAGAAACGAATACCTTTAATAATTTATTTGTTCAAAGACGTGAGTTGTTATCTTTTGAAGTTCCGCAGATTAGTGGAGCAGATGACCTTACATCTATTGGTGCTGCAAGTACTGGTAGAACTCAAGAGTATAAAAGAGTTAGTTACGCAGCTCGTGCAAACTACAGTTATAAAGATAAATATTTATTAGAAGCAACTATTAGAGCAGATGGTAGTTCTTATTTTGGACCAGATGTTCGTTGGGGTTATTTTCCATCAGTTTCTCTTGGGTGGAACATATCAAAAGAAAACTTTTTAAAAGATAATGAATTTGTTAGAAATTTAAAACTAAGACTTTCTTATAGTGAAACTGGTGTAGATTCAAATGTTGGTAGAACTACTTTCGATTACTTAACTGGTTTTTCAGAATCTCTTGGTAATGTATATTTCCTTGATAACACTGCAACGCCAATAATTGTAGATCAAGGGTTGGCAAATCCATTTATTACTTGGGAGCAAACAAAACTTTATAATGCCGGTTTAGATTTTAGTTTTTTAAATGGACAACTATATGGTAGTGTAGATGTTTTTTATAGACTAAGAGAAGGCTTATTAAGAAGACCAATACAAGGTTTTCCATCAACTTTTGGAGCTAATTTACCTCTAACAAATTTAGATAGTAGAAGCAATCGTGGTTTTGATCTTTCTTTAGGATATAAAGGTAGAGTTGGAGAAGATTTTACATTTACATTAAATGGAAATGTTGGATTGGCTAGAGAAAAATTTGAAAAAGTAGAGGAAGAAATTGATGAAACCAATCCTATTGATGTTAAGTATAATAAAAGAGAAGGAAGGTTTGTTAATGAAACAGTATTTGGTTATGTATCTGATGGATTATTTCAAAATCAATTAGAGGTAGATGACTATTTAAATCAATACACATTAGAAGACCTTAATGGTTCGCCTCAACTTGGAGATATAAGATATAAAGATGTAAATGGTGATAATATTATAAATCAAGAAGATAGAGAACAGTTAGGTTTTGGTACTTTTCCAGAAATGACTTTTGCATTAGCTACTAATTTTAAATACAAAAATTTTGGTTTAAACTTATTATGGCAAGGTGCAACTCGTTTTAATTTAAGTATTGCAACTCAGGCAAGAAATCCTTTTGATAATGAACGTGTACCACTCCAAATACATACACAATATAGTTTTTATCAAGACCCTGAAAATCCAGGTCAAAATGGAAACCCTAATGCTCAACTACCAGCTTTTGGTAGAAATGGTGCTCGTGCTTGGAATAATAATTTTTCAGATTTTTGGTACAAAGATGCAACATACTTAAGATTAAAAACAGCAAGTATCAATTATTCGATTCCTAAAAATATTTTAGAAAAAACAGGAATGAATAAATGTGAATTATATGTGTCTGCCGATAATTTATTGATGTTTAATAAGTTAGGTATATTTAGTGACATAATCGATCCTGAGGCTGCAGCTAATAATGATGGTTTTACTTTACCAACATTACGTACAGTTACTTTAGGTATAAAAATAGGATTATAA
- a CDS encoding RagB/SusD family nutrient uptake outer membrane protein: MRKFIIFLAICLTTFSCNDDLNVEPDFLSESSVFEDKALTEAYMSQIYESMQFMNTTSFGQTNMGLISAIGAEAIAFANWQAPNQAFLRTYSQQNGAGTLGYWAYGAVRQSNFIIENIVNSKAFEKEYIDKKILEARFLRAYIYFDMVKRYGGVPLITKVQKADDPEEELFPKRAKEQEIYDFIYTELNDIIGKFSNDRTGAEGRVDKYTALALQSRAMLYAASIAKFGEVDLDAVVGINSSLTEQYYKRSYDASVALEKSGVFSLYNASPSDKVKNFGDLFLTDGLGNPEVIFAEVYEPIVRGHNLDYLAHPDGFNTTWNSNFPVLYDFAELFEYKDGRQNVPRSMLTANNDWDIKDFFGEKDPRFVASVFFPQTSWRGEEVYFHTNTTYTLNGQVVTTNQGNIDVNGATWPASGPARSIRNTSLLLRKRLDPNLPLSGVIELGSGQDFFVFRYGEILLNKAEAAFYLNNSGEALDAINKIRDRAGMPLRTIATEENIRLERQVELAFEDHRFWDLVRWRTAVEEMDGVRMSGLVFRYNLDTDRYVITLKNAETQTRIFGKERYYLPISQGLISDNENLVQNPGY, from the coding sequence ATGAGAAAATTTATAATTTTTTTAGCAATTTGTCTTACAACTTTCAGCTGTAATGATGATTTAAATGTAGAGCCAGATTTTTTATCTGAGAGTTCTGTCTTTGAAGATAAAGCTTTAACAGAGGCATATATGTCACAGATTTATGAATCTATGCAGTTTATGAATACTACTTCTTTTGGGCAAACAAATATGGGCCTTATTAGTGCAATTGGTGCAGAGGCTATTGCTTTTGCTAATTGGCAAGCACCAAACCAAGCTTTTTTAAGAACCTATTCTCAACAAAATGGGGCAGGTACACTTGGCTACTGGGCTTATGGGGCAGTAAGGCAAAGTAATTTTATTATCGAAAATATTGTCAATAGTAAAGCTTTTGAGAAAGAATATATTGATAAAAAAATACTGGAAGCAAGATTTTTAAGAGCTTATATCTATTTTGATATGGTAAAAAGATATGGAGGTGTCCCGTTAATAACAAAGGTTCAAAAAGCAGATGACCCTGAAGAAGAATTGTTTCCAAAGCGTGCAAAAGAACAAGAAATATATGATTTTATTTATACGGAACTTAATGATATTATAGGTAAGTTTTCTAATGATAGAACAGGAGCAGAAGGTAGAGTTGATAAATATACAGCTCTAGCACTACAAAGTAGAGCAATGCTTTATGCAGCGAGTATAGCAAAATTTGGTGAAGTTGATTTAGATGCTGTTGTTGGTATTAATTCATCTTTAACAGAGCAGTATTATAAAAGAAGTTACGACGCTTCTGTGGCTTTAGAGAAAAGTGGAGTATTTAGTCTTTATAATGCAAGTCCAAGTGACAAAGTGAAAAATTTTGGAGATTTATTTTTAACAGATGGTTTAGGTAATCCAGAGGTAATTTTTGCAGAAGTATACGAGCCAATAGTAAGAGGTCATAATTTAGATTACTTAGCGCATCCAGATGGTTTTAATACTACCTGGAACTCTAATTTCCCTGTACTGTATGATTTTGCTGAGTTATTTGAGTATAAAGATGGAAGACAAAATGTACCAAGATCTATGCTTACAGCAAATAATGATTGGGATATAAAAGATTTTTTCGGAGAAAAAGATCCTAGATTTGTAGCTTCAGTATTTTTTCCTCAAACTAGTTGGAGGGGAGAAGAAGTTTACTTTCATACAAACACTACTTACACTTTAAACGGACAAGTTGTAACAACAAATCAAGGTAATATAGACGTAAATGGTGCTACTTGGCCTGCATCTGGACCTGCAAGATCTATTAGAAATACATCTCTTCTATTAAGAAAAAGGTTAGATCCAAATTTACCACTTTCTGGTGTTATTGAGTTAGGGTCTGGGCAAGATTTTTTTGTATTTAGATATGGTGAAATCCTTCTTAATAAAGCGGAAGCTGCTTTTTATTTAAATAATAGTGGAGAAGCTCTAGATGCCATTAATAAAATTAGAGATCGTGCTGGTATGCCTCTTAGAACTATTGCTACAGAAGAAAACATTAGGTTAGAAAGACAAGTAGAATTAGCTTTTGAAGACCATAGGTTTTGGGATTTAGTTAGATGGAGAACAGCAGTTGAAGAAATGGATGGAGTAAGGATGTCTGGATTGGTTTTTAGGTATAATTTAGATACAGATAGATATGTGATTACTTTAAAAAATGCAGAAACTCAAACAAGAATATTTGGAAAAGAACGTTATTATTTGCCAATCTCACAAGGACTTATAAGTGATAATGAAAATTTAGTACAAAATCCAGGTTATTAA
- a CDS encoding sulfatase, which produces MIILNACKTKGTISKEEKKRPNILFIVADDLGAHDLSYAGSTYYETPNIDAIANEGVEFTQGYAAAQVCSPSRASLMTGQHTARHGVTDWIGALTGETWGERKNTKVLPPEYVHAISEDNITIAEAFKADGYKTFFAGKWHIGDVPYSPENNGFEINIGGWEVGSPKGGYYAPWSNPKLDYKYKGENLTKRLALETADFMSDNKDEPFFAFLSFYAVHGPIETTQEKWNKYRNKAEAQGIPEKGFEMERILPIRTVQDNPVYAGLVESMDDAVGVVLNRLKELGLDKNTIIVFTSDNGGVASGDAFSTTNFPLRGGKGYQWEGGIREPYLIKAPMLKNSPKAISYPVSGVDFYPTLLDLAGVALNPKQIIDGVSLVPLLKGESLEDRALFWHYPHYGNQGGEPVSIIRKNEFKLIHYYEDGKDELYNLNTDPKELNDVSSSNLEITKKLRAELDEYLKNVDAKVPTTNKNYDAKKATELQENRKTKMMQSLEKQRKDFLKKDFKPNEDWYNSSLTKD; this is translated from the coding sequence GTGATTATTTTAAACGCTTGTAAGACAAAAGGCACTATTTCAAAAGAAGAAAAGAAAAGACCTAATATTCTTTTTATTGTGGCAGATGATCTAGGTGCGCATGATTTAAGTTATGCAGGAAGTACTTATTATGAAACACCAAATATAGATGCAATTGCAAACGAAGGTGTAGAATTTACACAAGGGTATGCAGCTGCCCAAGTATGTAGCCCTTCAAGAGCAAGTTTAATGACGGGTCAACATACAGCAAGACATGGTGTTACTGATTGGATTGGCGCTCTAACAGGCGAGACTTGGGGTGAAAGAAAAAACACAAAAGTTTTACCACCAGAATACGTACACGCAATTTCAGAAGATAATATTACCATAGCAGAAGCATTTAAAGCAGATGGTTACAAAACATTTTTTGCAGGAAAATGGCATATTGGAGACGTTCCTTACTCTCCAGAAAACAATGGTTTTGAAATTAACATTGGTGGTTGGGAAGTTGGTAGCCCAAAAGGAGGCTATTATGCACCTTGGAGCAATCCAAAATTAGATTATAAATATAAGGGCGAAAACTTAACAAAAAGACTGGCTTTAGAAACCGCAGACTTTATGTCTGATAATAAAGACGAGCCATTTTTTGCATTTTTATCTTTCTATGCAGTTCATGGTCCAATAGAAACTACGCAAGAAAAATGGAATAAATATAGAAACAAGGCAGAAGCGCAAGGAATACCAGAAAAAGGTTTTGAAATGGAGCGTATTTTGCCAATAAGAACTGTTCAAGATAATCCTGTTTATGCAGGTTTAGTAGAATCTATGGATGATGCTGTAGGTGTTGTTTTAAATAGATTAAAAGAATTAGGTTTAGATAAAAACACAATTATAGTTTTTACTTCAGATAATGGAGGTGTTGCAAGTGGAGATGCTTTTTCTACTACAAATTTTCCATTAAGAGGAGGAAAAGGTTATCAATGGGAAGGTGGTATTAGAGAGCCATATTTAATTAAAGCCCCAATGTTAAAAAATTCTCCAAAAGCCATTAGCTACCCAGTTTCTGGTGTAGATTTTTATCCTACGCTTTTAGATTTAGCTGGTGTAGCACTAAACCCTAAGCAAATTATAGATGGTGTTAGTTTAGTGCCTTTATTAAAAGGAGAATCTTTAGAGGATAGAGCCTTATTTTGGCATTATCCACATTATGGAAATCAAGGAGGTGAGCCAGTAAGTATTATCAGGAAAAATGAATTTAAATTGATTCATTATTATGAAGATGGAAAAGATGAATTATATAATTTAAATACTGATCCTAAAGAATTAAATGATGTTTCTTCTTCAAATTTAGAAATAACAAAAAAATTAAGAGCAGAATTAGATGAGTATCTAAAAAATGTAGATGCAAAAGTACCTACTACAAATAAAAACTACGATGCAAAAAAAGCTACTGAATTGCAAGAAAATAGAAAAACGAAAATGATGCAAAGTTTAGAAAAGCAACGTAAAGATTTTTTAAAGAAAGACTTTAAACCAAATGAAGATTGGTATAACAGTAGTTTAACCAAAGACTAA
- a CDS encoding sugar porter family MFS transporter translates to MEINHQTQTESNKFNFRYLLFLALASAMGGFLFGYDWVVIGGAKPFYELYFDISSMPTLQGWAMSSALIGCIFGAIISGFVADRFGRKNPLIFAAVLFTLSAFGTGYVDSFTPFIFYRLLGGLGIGLASTLSPMYIAEIAPAKYRGQFVAINQLTLVIGILVAQIANFLISDPVLDEATMLYSWNGQTGWRWMFWAELIPAILFFVLMFLVPKSPRFLMKMNNVVAAKKVLAKIGGNSYAEEEIKNIALTLKESRSVKIKFSYFKSPKVKPILIIGIVLAIFQQWCGINIIFNYAEEIFTAAGYSVGDMLFNIVITGSVNLIFTIIAMRTVDSWGRRKLMLFGSIGLGVVYAILGAAYYMQYTGWPVLVLVLTAIAIYSMSLAPITWVVLSEIFPNKIRGVAMSIATFSLWVASFILTFTFPILNDALGASGTFWVYSIICVLGFLFIKKKLPETKGKSLEEIEAELTKDK, encoded by the coding sequence ATGGAAATCAATCACCAAACACAAACAGAAAGTAATAAATTTAATTTTAGATACTTGCTTTTTTTAGCATTAGCTTCTGCAATGGGAGGATTTTTATTCGGTTATGACTGGGTGGTAATTGGTGGTGCAAAACCATTTTACGAGTTATATTTCGATATTAGTTCTATGCCAACTCTACAAGGCTGGGCAATGAGTAGTGCTTTAATAGGTTGTATTTTCGGAGCCATAATTTCGGGTTTTGTTGCAGATCGTTTTGGACGTAAAAATCCTTTAATTTTTGCAGCTGTATTGTTTACATTATCTGCTTTTGGTACTGGTTATGTAGATAGTTTTACACCCTTTATTTTTTATAGATTATTAGGTGGTTTAGGTATTGGGTTGGCTTCTACATTATCACCAATGTATATCGCAGAAATTGCACCAGCAAAGTATAGGGGGCAATTTGTTGCTATTAATCAACTTACCTTAGTAATTGGGATTTTAGTAGCACAAATAGCTAATTTTTTAATTTCAGATCCTGTTTTAGATGAAGCTACTATGCTATATTCTTGGAATGGTCAAACTGGTTGGAGATGGATGTTTTGGGCAGAATTAATTCCAGCTATCTTATTCTTTGTGTTAATGTTTTTAGTTCCTAAAAGTCCTCGTTTTTTAATGAAAATGAATAATGTAGTTGCAGCTAAAAAAGTATTAGCTAAAATTGGAGGAAATTCTTATGCAGAAGAGGAAATTAAAAATATTGCTTTAACCCTAAAAGAAAGTAGAAGTGTTAAAATTAAATTTTCATATTTTAAAAGTCCTAAAGTAAAACCCATTTTAATTATAGGTATTGTTTTGGCAATTTTTCAACAATGGTGTGGAATAAATATCATTTTTAATTATGCTGAAGAAATTTTTACAGCTGCTGGTTATAGTGTTGGAGATATGTTATTCAATATTGTAATTACCGGAAGTGTAAATCTAATTTTTACCATAATTGCAATGAGAACAGTAGATAGCTGGGGTAGAAGAAAATTAATGCTTTTTGGTTCTATTGGTTTAGGGGTTGTATATGCTATTTTAGGGGCTGCTTATTATATGCAGTATACAGGTTGGCCTGTTTTGGTATTGGTATTAACAGCAATAGCTATTTATTCGATGTCTTTAGCACCAATTACTTGGGTTGTTTTGTCAGAGATTTTTCCAAATAAAATAAGAGGAGTTGCAATGTCTATAGCAACATTTTCATTATGGGTTGCATCCTTTATATTAACATTCACTTTTCCAATATTAAATGATGCTTTAGGTGCTTCTGGTACTTTTTGGGTATATAGTATTATTTGTGTTTTAGGTTTTTTATTCATCAAAAAGAAATTACCAGAAACCAAAGGAAAAAGTTTAGAAGAAATTGAAGCAGAATTAACAAAAGACAAGTAA
- a CDS encoding SGNH/GDSL hydrolase family protein, with protein sequence MGLLLSINFACAQQKNNISINQIKVETYLDSIKVKLMKKWPNNKSVNLVFHGHSVPTGYTTKGVVDRLSAYPFRTLKKVNDYYPYSVVNTITTSIGGEQSEQGAKRFKEEVLSYRPDVLFIDYALNDRGIGLERAKIAWEQMIVEALEYGTKVILLTPTPDLREDISSEETKLAKHSAQIRALAKKYNVGLIDSYVLFKKLAEKQPLVGYMSQNNHINQKGHQFVADVIFEYFK encoded by the coding sequence ATGGGCCTTTTATTAAGCATCAATTTTGCTTGTGCTCAACAAAAAAATAACATATCTATAAATCAGATAAAAGTTGAAACCTATTTAGATTCAATCAAAGTTAAATTGATGAAAAAGTGGCCAAATAATAAGTCTGTAAATTTAGTTTTTCATGGACATTCTGTACCAACAGGATATACTACCAAAGGTGTTGTAGATCGTTTAAGCGCATATCCTTTTAGAACTTTAAAAAAGGTAAATGATTATTATCCTTACTCTGTAGTAAATACAATTACAACGTCTATTGGTGGTGAGCAATCAGAACAAGGGGCAAAAAGATTTAAAGAAGAAGTTTTAAGCTACAGGCCAGATGTACTTTTTATAGACTATGCTTTAAATGACAGAGGAATAGGTTTAGAAAGAGCAAAAATAGCTTGGGAACAAATGATTGTTGAAGCACTAGAGTATGGTACAAAAGTAATTTTATTAACTCCAACCCCAGATTTAAGAGAAGATATTTCATCCGAAGAAACAAAACTAGCAAAACATAGTGCTCAAATTAGAGCACTGGCAAAAAAATATAATGTTGGTTTAATTGATAGTTATGTACTATTTAAAAAATTAGCAGAAAAACAACCTTTAGTTGGTTATATGTCTCAAAACAATCATATAAATCAGAAAGGACATCAATTTGTAGCAGATGTAATTTTTGAATATTTTAAATAA